A part of Rhodohalobacter barkolensis genomic DNA contains:
- the carB gene encoding carbamoyl-phosphate synthase large subunit, translated as MPRRDDINKILIIGSGPIVIGQACEFDYSGSQACRSLQEEGYEIVLINSNPATIMTDPIMADAVYMLPMTTDSIREIVAKENPDAVLPTMGGQTGLNLCRDLEKVNFWKENNIQIIGVDIDAVELTEDRQLFRDKMEEIGIEQCKSRTAQSLLDAKEIKEELGGLPIVIRPSFTMGGAGGGIVWNEDEFERKVLRGLEMSPVHQVLIEESIFGWKEYELELLRDANDNVIIICSIENMDPMGVHTGDSVTVAPTQTLSDKQLQNMRDAAIKMMRSIGTFAGGCNVQFAMEPGSDRLVAIEINPRVSRSSALASKATGYPIAKVATKLAVGYTLDELKNQITGTTSACFEPSIDYVVCKIPRFNFDKFPGVDEELTTQMKAVGEVMSIGRNFPEALNKAWQSLEVGRDGLGADGYEDFDRKTVRERLLKPYWDRSMQIRNAFKLGASVEEIADITKVDAWFLQQIRYMVSLENRTEGQALKEISKEDFFELKQAGFSDSQIAYLLSKSGEKVNDKKVRDRRKELGLTPSFKMVDTCAAEFPAQTPYYYSAYEGENESEVTDRKKVLILGSGPNRIGQGIEFDYSCTHAVLATKEMGYEAIMVNCNPETVSTDFDFADKLYFEPVYWERVLDIIDHEKPEGVILQVGGQTALKLGKRFVEEGIRIFGTDFAMIDFAEDRGEFSKFLKKLDIPFPEYGTAREVEEAIKIAKRIGYPVLIRPSYVLGGQGMRIAVKEEELRKYVANILKTHPENAFLIDKYLEHAIEVDVDSVYDGDQLHIAGIMQHIEPAGVHSGDSTAVLPPYSLSDEVIKTIEDHQLKIAENMEILGFLNVQYAVKDDKVYVLEANPRTTRTIPFLAKANQIPEAAIGVKVMLGAKLKEFDLKSKLVNWAIKEPVFPFDKFPEVKKELGPEMKSTGESIYFAKDFNDEHFKKPYEFKSLYLSK; from the coding sequence ATGCCCAGACGCGACGACATCAACAAAATTTTGATCATTGGTTCAGGACCTATTGTAATTGGCCAGGCTTGTGAATTTGACTACTCAGGCTCCCAGGCTTGCCGCTCTCTTCAGGAAGAGGGATACGAGATTGTACTCATCAACTCGAATCCGGCTACCATCATGACAGATCCGATTATGGCCGATGCGGTCTACATGTTACCCATGACTACTGATTCCATCCGGGAAATTGTAGCCAAAGAGAATCCCGATGCTGTTCTGCCAACCATGGGTGGTCAAACCGGCTTAAACCTCTGCCGTGACCTTGAAAAGGTGAATTTCTGGAAAGAGAACAATATTCAAATCATTGGAGTGGATATTGATGCGGTAGAGCTGACCGAGGATCGCCAGTTATTTCGCGACAAAATGGAAGAGATTGGCATTGAGCAGTGTAAAAGCCGAACGGCTCAGTCTCTGCTGGATGCAAAGGAGATTAAAGAGGAGTTGGGTGGTTTGCCGATCGTAATCCGTCCGTCATTCACCATGGGTGGCGCCGGAGGCGGAATCGTCTGGAATGAAGATGAATTTGAACGAAAGGTGCTGCGCGGACTGGAAATGAGTCCGGTGCACCAGGTGCTGATCGAGGAATCCATTTTTGGGTGGAAGGAGTACGAGCTGGAGCTGCTGCGTGATGCAAACGACAATGTGATCATCATCTGCTCCATTGAGAATATGGATCCGATGGGTGTTCACACCGGAGATTCTGTAACTGTTGCTCCGACACAGACGCTCAGCGACAAACAACTGCAAAACATGCGTGATGCCGCCATCAAGATGATGCGCAGTATCGGGACCTTTGCCGGAGGATGTAACGTGCAGTTTGCGATGGAACCGGGATCAGACCGATTGGTAGCGATCGAGATCAACCCGCGAGTGAGTCGCTCATCAGCGCTTGCGTCCAAAGCGACCGGTTATCCGATCGCAAAAGTAGCAACCAAACTTGCCGTCGGTTACACGCTCGACGAACTTAAGAATCAAATCACGGGAACCACTTCAGCTTGTTTTGAACCGAGTATTGATTATGTGGTCTGTAAAATACCGCGTTTCAACTTCGACAAATTCCCCGGTGTAGATGAAGAATTGACCACACAAATGAAAGCTGTGGGTGAAGTGATGTCGATCGGGAGAAATTTCCCTGAAGCGCTGAACAAAGCATGGCAATCCCTGGAAGTGGGTCGAGATGGCTTGGGAGCTGACGGCTATGAAGATTTCGACCGAAAAACGGTTCGTGAGCGTTTGTTAAAACCATATTGGGATCGTTCTATGCAGATTCGAAATGCTTTTAAGCTGGGTGCCTCCGTAGAAGAGATCGCAGACATCACCAAAGTAGACGCGTGGTTCCTGCAACAGATCCGTTATATGGTTTCGCTGGAAAACCGAACCGAAGGGCAAGCATTGAAAGAGATCTCCAAAGAGGATTTCTTTGAATTGAAGCAGGCCGGTTTCTCCGATTCGCAGATCGCTTACCTGCTTAGCAAAAGCGGGGAAAAAGTAAACGACAAAAAAGTTCGGGACCGACGAAAAGAGCTCGGGCTTACACCATCCTTCAAAATGGTGGATACCTGCGCGGCTGAATTCCCGGCTCAAACGCCCTATTACTATTCCGCTTACGAAGGAGAGAATGAAAGCGAAGTTACAGATCGCAAGAAAGTGCTGATTCTCGGCAGTGGTCCAAACCGAATTGGGCAGGGTATAGAATTCGATTACTCCTGTACGCATGCTGTCTTAGCAACCAAGGAAATGGGCTACGAAGCGATCATGGTGAACTGTAACCCTGAAACGGTATCCACCGACTTTGACTTTGCCGACAAGCTCTACTTTGAGCCGGTGTATTGGGAGCGTGTTCTGGATATCATCGATCACGAAAAACCGGAAGGAGTAATTCTGCAAGTGGGAGGACAAACGGCCCTAAAACTCGGAAAACGATTTGTAGAGGAAGGAATCAGAATCTTCGGCACCGATTTTGCGATGATCGACTTTGCAGAAGATCGTGGAGAGTTCTCCAAATTTCTGAAGAAATTGGATATCCCGTTTCCGGAATATGGAACAGCAAGAGAAGTAGAAGAAGCTATAAAAATTGCTAAAAGAATTGGCTACCCGGTGCTGATCCGGCCAAGTTACGTACTCGGCGGACAAGGAATGCGGATTGCCGTGAAGGAAGAGGAACTGCGAAAATATGTAGCCAACATCCTGAAAACTCATCCGGAAAATGCCTTCCTCATTGATAAGTATCTGGAACACGCCATAGAGGTTGATGTGGATTCGGTGTACGATGGAGATCAGCTTCATATTGCCGGAATCATGCAGCATATCGAGCCGGCCGGTGTTCACTCCGGTGACTCAACTGCCGTTCTACCTCCCTACTCTCTAAGTGATGAGGTTATCAAAACGATCGAAGACCATCAGCTTAAAATCGCAGAAAATATGGAAATTCTTGGGTTCCTGAATGTACAGTATGCGGTGAAGGATGATAAAGTATATGTACTGGAGGCCAATCCCCGAACCACCCGAACCATTCCGTTTCTGGCCAAGGCAAATCAGATTCCCGAAGCGGCCATTGGTGTAAAAGTGATGCTTGGTGCCAAACTCAAGGAATTCG
- the carA gene encoding glutamine-hydrolyzing carbamoyl-phosphate synthase small subunit — protein MPNTTPAKLALSDGTVVKGRAVGHIGTTGGELCFNTSMTGYQEIFTDPSYYGQLMMMTYPHIGNYGTQPRDDEARKVMVAGIICRAFSDEYSNPMADRSLQEYLEDNKITGISGVDTRKLVRHVREKGVMNAVISSTEMDDEKLVRMAKDWDDMEGLELATKVTRSEAQTVNGKDDFRVAAFDYGIKQNIINNLNQRGCTLRVFPAKTPLEEIKAWEADGYFFSNGPGDPTATAEYAMEAVNYAKESGKPMFGICLGHQLMALSEGLKTTKMFVGHRGANQPVKNLKTGLVEISTQNHGFAVDEDSLDEKVAEVTHINLNDGTIEGLKFKNFPGFSVQYHPEASPGPHDSAYLFDQFIDMMKEQK, from the coding sequence ATGCCTAATACTACACCTGCAAAACTTGCACTCTCCGATGGAACCGTTGTTAAGGGTCGTGCAGTGGGACATATTGGAACCACAGGCGGTGAGCTCTGCTTTAACACCAGTATGACCGGCTATCAGGAAATTTTCACCGACCCGAGCTACTACGGTCAGTTGATGATGATGACCTACCCGCACATTGGAAACTACGGGACCCAGCCGCGGGATGATGAAGCCCGCAAGGTGATGGTTGCAGGTATAATTTGCCGCGCTTTTTCTGATGAATACAGTAACCCGATGGCCGACCGAAGCCTTCAGGAGTACCTTGAAGACAATAAAATTACCGGCATCAGCGGAGTCGACACCCGCAAACTGGTCCGCCATGTACGGGAAAAAGGTGTAATGAATGCGGTAATCTCCAGCACGGAAATGGATGACGAAAAACTTGTCCGGATGGCTAAAGACTGGGACGACATGGAAGGCCTGGAGCTGGCAACAAAAGTTACCCGATCCGAAGCTCAAACCGTAAATGGTAAAGATGACTTCAGAGTAGCCGCTTTTGATTATGGAATTAAACAGAACATCATCAATAATTTGAATCAACGCGGCTGCACCCTGCGGGTTTTTCCGGCTAAAACTCCACTCGAAGAGATCAAAGCCTGGGAAGCAGACGGTTACTTTTTCAGTAACGGTCCCGGCGACCCAACCGCCACTGCAGAATATGCAATGGAAGCTGTGAATTATGCGAAGGAATCCGGCAAGCCGATGTTTGGAATCTGTCTTGGCCATCAATTGATGGCCCTCAGTGAAGGCCTTAAAACAACCAAAATGTTTGTGGGACACCGCGGAGCCAATCAGCCCGTAAAAAATCTGAAAACCGGTCTTGTGGAAATTTCAACCCAGAACCACGGATTTGCCGTAGATGAGGATTCGCTGGATGAAAAGGTTGCAGAAGTAACTCACATCAACCTGAATGACGGAACTATCGAAGGGTTGAAGTTCAAAAACTTCCCGGGATTTTCGGTTCAGTATCACCCCGAAGCATCGCCCGGTCCGCATGACTCAGCGTATCTGTTCGATCAGTTTATCGACATGATGAAAGAACAGAAATAG
- a CDS encoding AbgT family transporter, producing MSEYPKTDDPNVPEQNSEKRSLFTRFLDFVEWLGNLLPHPVTLFALFAFGVVLLSGFAEWMDWSAADPRPEGSGGRAPDGIIRPVSLLNAEGLRMIITNMVSNFTGFAPLGVVLVALLGVGVAEHSGLISAVIRGIVLKAASFKPEGDIGSGITAIPKRIYRFIVTPKNLVTIAICFSAVISNTASEMGYVVLVPLSAVIFHSMGRHPMAGLACAFACVSGGYSANLLLGTIDPLLAGLTQEAANLIDPDYVVVATANYYFMFVSTFMITALGAFVTLRIVEPKLGEYDESMAMEDLSDEASMDPLTEKEIRALKWTGVSIVIMFGILALTIVPENGVLRNPETGDWKDSPFLRGVVAFIFICFLIPGFVYGKLVGTMESDRDIIKGMSNAMSTLGLYIVIVFFAAQFVAYFGWSNLGQIFAVKGAEFLQSMGATGPIIFIGFILVSGSVNLMLGSASAQWAVTAPIFVPMLMLIGYTPEVIQAAYRIGDSVTNIITPMMSYFGLILAFANKYDKDLGIGTIIAMMLPYSIFFLIGWIILFYVMVFGLGIPVGPGEEIYYMIEGAVGNGN from the coding sequence ATGAGTGAATATCCAAAAACTGACGATCCTAATGTACCGGAACAAAATTCGGAGAAGAGATCCCTCTTTACCCGTTTTCTCGATTTTGTTGAGTGGCTCGGGAATCTACTTCCTCACCCCGTTACACTCTTTGCGCTTTTTGCATTTGGCGTAGTATTGCTCAGTGGATTTGCAGAATGGATGGACTGGAGTGCAGCCGATCCACGGCCTGAAGGTTCCGGCGGACGAGCACCGGATGGCATCATCCGGCCGGTTAGCTTGCTGAATGCCGAAGGTCTTCGAATGATCATCACAAATATGGTCTCCAACTTTACAGGTTTTGCACCTCTCGGTGTTGTACTGGTAGCTCTGTTGGGAGTCGGCGTTGCTGAGCATTCAGGACTGATAAGCGCCGTAATTCGAGGAATTGTTCTTAAAGCCGCCTCATTTAAACCGGAAGGCGATATCGGATCCGGCATTACAGCCATCCCTAAAAGAATCTATCGATTTATTGTTACCCCGAAAAACCTGGTAACAATCGCAATCTGTTTCTCCGCCGTGATATCAAATACAGCTTCAGAGATGGGTTACGTGGTACTTGTACCTCTCTCCGCAGTCATTTTTCACTCCATGGGACGTCACCCAATGGCAGGTCTTGCCTGTGCATTTGCCTGTGTTTCGGGCGGTTACAGTGCCAACCTACTTCTCGGAACCATTGACCCGCTTTTAGCCGGATTGACCCAGGAAGCTGCCAACCTGATCGATCCCGACTATGTAGTGGTTGCCACAGCAAACTACTACTTCATGTTTGTAAGTACTTTCATGATTACAGCTCTCGGTGCATTTGTTACACTCCGGATTGTTGAGCCGAAACTTGGCGAGTACGACGAAAGCATGGCGATGGAAGATCTCTCCGACGAAGCCTCCATGGACCCATTGACTGAAAAAGAGATCCGTGCGCTTAAATGGACCGGAGTCTCCATTGTTATTATGTTTGGTATTTTGGCGCTCACAATCGTTCCGGAAAACGGTGTTTTAAGAAACCCCGAAACCGGTGATTGGAAAGACTCTCCATTCCTTCGTGGTGTAGTGGCATTTATTTTTATCTGCTTCCTCATTCCTGGTTTTGTATATGGAAAGCTTGTAGGTACCATGGAGTCTGATCGCGATATCATTAAAGGAATGTCGAACGCAATGTCCACTCTTGGGCTCTATATTGTGATCGTCTTTTTTGCTGCTCAGTTTGTGGCTTATTTCGGATGGAGTAACCTGGGGCAGATTTTCGCAGTGAAAGGTGCCGAGTTTCTTCAAAGCATGGGAGCAACCGGGCCGATTATTTTTATAGGATTCATCCTGGTCTCCGGCTCGGTCAACCTGATGCTAGGTTCCGCTTCTGCACAGTGGGCGGTAACAGCTCCTATCTTCGTGCCCATGCTGATGCTGATTGGATATACACCGGAGGTGATTCAGGCAGCCTACCGAATTGGTGACTCAGTCACTAATATCATCACTCCGATGATGAGTTATTTCGGACTAATCTTGGCTTTTGCCAACAAATACGATAAAGATCTCGGTATCGGAACTATAATAGCCATGATGTTGCCCTATAGTATTTTCTTTTTAATCGGCTGGATCATACTATTTTATGTTATGGTATTCGGACTTGGAATCCCCGTCGGACCGGGAGAAGAGATTTACTACATGATTGAAGGAGCAGTTGGAAACGGTAATTAA
- the sucB gene encoding 2-oxoglutarate dehydrogenase, E2 component, dihydrolipoamide succinyltransferase has protein sequence MAKVEVVMPQMGESVMEGTVIEWAKKVGDKVEVDETLLEIATDKVDTEVPSPEAGVLVEILVEADETVEVGQPIAIIDTDGDASASSSDDSGDDEKEEDSAEEEPQEQEVEAAPEASEPQPDSGSDGGDEGERIEVVMPQMGESVMEGEVIEWLKSVGDTVEVDEPLLEIATDKVDTEVPSPEGGTLVEILVEAGDTVEVGQPIAIIGTGKAASGGSSAPKKESKPKAGEKKAEAQDKDDAEPAPAAAEGSEPQRMGSDGRFFSPLVRSIAKEEGISQEELESIEGSGKDNRVTKDDVLQYLEDRKAGKVKAPSASKSSGLTKPGASASGKSSGKISAGELNIASPDENIEVIKMDRMRKMIAEHMVRSKQTSAHVSTFSDIDVTNIVNWRNANKKKFQEQTGIKLTYTPIFIEAFIKAIGEFPLLNSSVDGDEIILKKDINFGLAVALGEGGKGGLIVPVIKKAQDLNLIGIAKAVYDLARKARNKELSPDDLVGGTITLTNYGSVGNLMGTPIINQPQVAILGTGVIEKRPVVMETSQGDMIGIRHMMYLTMSYDHRIIDGAHGGAFTTRVKELLENFDPNRAI, from the coding sequence ATGGCAAAGGTTGAAGTCGTGATGCCCCAAATGGGTGAATCCGTAATGGAAGGAACCGTTATTGAGTGGGCAAAAAAAGTAGGGGACAAGGTAGAAGTAGATGAAACTCTTCTTGAAATTGCAACAGACAAGGTTGATACCGAAGTCCCATCCCCAGAGGCAGGAGTACTTGTAGAAATTTTAGTTGAAGCCGATGAAACGGTGGAAGTAGGCCAGCCTATTGCTATAATAGACACTGATGGTGACGCTTCCGCCTCCTCCTCTGATGACTCGGGAGATGACGAGAAAGAAGAGGACTCTGCTGAGGAAGAACCGCAAGAACAAGAAGTGGAAGCTGCTCCGGAAGCATCAGAACCACAGCCGGATTCAGGATCAGACGGTGGAGATGAGGGTGAACGCATTGAAGTGGTTATGCCACAGATGGGTGAGTCTGTAATGGAAGGAGAAGTGATCGAGTGGCTGAAAAGCGTGGGCGACACCGTAGAGGTGGATGAACCGCTGCTTGAAATTGCCACTGATAAAGTGGATACCGAAGTACCCTCTCCCGAAGGCGGTACACTTGTGGAAATTTTAGTTGAAGCCGGCGACACGGTGGAAGTGGGTCAGCCCATTGCAATTATTGGTACCGGAAAAGCAGCCTCAGGCGGTTCCTCTGCACCTAAAAAAGAGTCTAAACCAAAAGCTGGAGAGAAAAAAGCGGAAGCACAGGACAAGGATGACGCAGAGCCGGCACCCGCAGCTGCTGAAGGATCAGAGCCTCAACGAATGGGAAGTGACGGTCGTTTCTTCTCACCTCTGGTTCGATCTATTGCCAAAGAGGAAGGAATTAGCCAGGAAGAACTTGAGTCTATTGAGGGAAGCGGAAAAGATAATCGCGTAACCAAAGACGATGTACTTCAATATCTTGAAGATCGCAAGGCAGGTAAGGTGAAAGCCCCATCCGCATCGAAAAGCAGCGGATTGACCAAACCGGGAGCGTCTGCATCCGGTAAAAGTTCCGGTAAGATTTCGGCGGGCGAGCTGAATATCGCCAGTCCGGATGAGAATATTGAAGTGATCAAGATGGACCGTATGCGCAAGATGATTGCAGAACATATGGTTCGATCCAAGCAGACTTCTGCACACGTAAGTACATTCAGTGATATTGATGTGACCAACATCGTGAACTGGAGAAATGCGAATAAGAAGAAATTTCAGGAGCAGACAGGAATCAAACTGACCTATACTCCGATCTTTATTGAAGCATTTATTAAAGCAATTGGTGAATTCCCGCTTCTAAACAGTTCCGTCGACGGAGATGAAATTATTCTGAAGAAGGATATCAACTTTGGCCTGGCGGTTGCGCTCGGCGAAGGTGGTAAAGGCGGATTGATTGTTCCGGTGATCAAGAAAGCACAGGACCTGAATCTGATCGGAATTGCTAAAGCGGTTTATGATCTGGCAAGAAAAGCTCGGAATAAAGAATTGAGTCCGGATGACCTGGTTGGTGGCACGATCACATTAACCAATTACGGAAGTGTGGGGAACCTGATGGGTACTCCGATTATCAATCAGCCACAAGTGGCCATTCTGGGTACCGGTGTGATTGAAAAACGACCGGTTGTAATGGAAACCTCGCAAGGGGATATGATCGGAATCCGACATATGATGTATCTGACCATGAGTTACGACCACAGAATTATTGATGGCGCTCACGGCGGTGCATTTACAACCCGCGTAAAAGAACTGCTCGAAAACTTTGATCCCAATCGGGCAATCTGA
- the panC gene encoding pantoate--beta-alanine ligase, which yields MDVCKTIDEIRGVIKAYKKEGKSVGFVPTMGALHEGHLSLIQIAKEQSDVVVVSIFVNPEQFGPNEDFENYPRELQSDLDKCESEGVAAVFAPNRDDIYDEKKFIRIEVDELNRNMCGGSRPGFFEGILLIVNKLFNIVEPDVAVFGQKDIQQFLIINQMVKEFNHEVKLLMAPIKRANDGLALSSRNKYLSNEEREIAPGLYRTLTYIEKQIRGGVDTPKLLLDHQKSELEAKGFKIDYLNVFDKKTLQPAKVLKKSEEYILAGAVWLGKTRLIDNFLIEL from the coding sequence ATGGACGTTTGCAAAACTATTGATGAAATCCGGGGTGTAATCAAAGCGTATAAGAAAGAGGGGAAAAGTGTTGGATTTGTACCAACAATGGGTGCTTTGCACGAAGGTCATCTCTCTTTGATTCAAATCGCAAAAGAGCAATCGGATGTGGTAGTTGTTTCAATTTTCGTAAATCCGGAACAATTTGGCCCAAATGAAGATTTTGAAAACTACCCCAGAGAGTTACAGTCTGATCTAGATAAATGTGAAAGTGAGGGCGTCGCTGCGGTATTTGCTCCAAATCGGGACGACATTTATGATGAGAAAAAATTCATCCGAATTGAAGTAGATGAGTTGAATCGCAATATGTGCGGTGGAAGCCGTCCCGGATTTTTTGAGGGGATTCTTCTGATTGTAAATAAGCTGTTCAATATTGTAGAACCCGATGTAGCTGTTTTTGGTCAGAAAGATATCCAGCAGTTTCTGATCATCAACCAGATGGTGAAGGAGTTCAATCATGAAGTGAAGCTTTTAATGGCACCGATCAAACGTGCAAATGATGGACTGGCACTAAGCAGCCGTAACAAGTACCTGTCAAATGAAGAGCGTGAGATTGCTCCGGGGCTCTATCGGACTTTGACCTATATTGAAAAGCAGATTCGGGGTGGAGTGGATACTCCAAAACTGCTGTTGGATCATCAGAAGAGCGAGCTTGAAGCAAAAGGTTTTAAAATTGATTATCTTAATGTGTTTGACAAAAAAACGTTGCAGCCGGCAAAGGTGTTAAAGAAGAGTGAAGAATATATACTTGCCGGCGCCGTTTGGTTGGGTAAAACGCGTTTAATAGATAATTTTTTGATTGAATTGTAA
- the panD gene encoding aspartate 1-decarboxylase, whose protein sequence is MKLSMFKSKLHQMRVTEANLMYEGSITIDEDLLDMANILPYEKVQVVNITNGSRLETYTIPGERGSRVCCLNGAAARLTQVDDRVIIMAYAQMDPEEARNYKPTVVVVDENNEPKDVLESVSHGKKYGLENGMIENPE, encoded by the coding sequence ATGAAACTTTCGATGTTTAAATCCAAACTGCACCAGATGCGGGTTACCGAAGCGAACCTGATGTATGAGGGAAGTATCACCATTGATGAAGATTTACTGGATATGGCAAATATCCTTCCTTATGAGAAGGTACAGGTGGTGAATATTACCAACGGTTCACGGTTGGAAACCTATACTATTCCCGGTGAACGAGGCAGTCGGGTATGCTGCCTGAATGGTGCTGCGGCACGTCTAACTCAGGTTGATGACCGTGTGATTATTATGGCGTATGCTCAGATGGATCCGGAAGAGGCCAGGAACTACAAACCGACCGTTGTGGTGGTGGATGAGAATAACGAACCCAAAGATGTTCTTGAAAGTGTGAGTCACGGTAAAAAATACGGTCTCGAGAACGGAATGATTGAGAATCCGGAATAA
- a CDS encoding dipeptidase, whose translation MSSVEKYIKENAKSFEEQLFNFLRIPSVSTDSKHKGDVKKAAQFLIDQLNEIGLDKVTLHETEGHPIITAEKCPHEDRPTVLIYGHYDVQPSDPDELWETPPFEPTVKDGRVYARGSSDDKGQSFTHVKAIEAYMKTGTDLPVNVKFILEGEEEIGSPNLIPFIKANKELLKCDMVLISDTAMFGEDQPSITYGLRGLAYMEVHVTGPNRDLHSGVFGGAVENPANALAEIIAKLKDEDGVIQIPGFYDDVEPMTAEMREAYKQLPFDEKGYKKDLNLTALHGEKGYGTLERASARPSLDVNGLWSGYQGEGAKTVLPAKAGAKISMRLVPDQEPQKIAELFSDYVNSIAPDTVTVEVEEHHGGYPVVIDLDFYGLKAAAKAFEEVYNKDVLFAREGGSIPIVADFKKVLGVNSILMGFGLTKDALHSPNESFSLKDFHRGIQTSAKFFELLPEYSE comes from the coding sequence ATGAGTTCTGTAGAAAAATATATAAAGGAAAACGCTAAAAGTTTTGAAGAACAACTATTTAATTTTCTCCGTATTCCAAGTGTAAGTACGGATTCCAAGCATAAAGGAGACGTAAAAAAAGCAGCACAATTTTTGATTGATCAGCTTAATGAAATTGGACTTGATAAAGTAACATTGCATGAAACGGAAGGACATCCAATCATCACAGCAGAAAAATGTCCACACGAAGATCGTCCTACTGTTTTGATTTACGGACACTACGATGTGCAGCCGTCTGATCCCGATGAACTGTGGGAAACACCGCCGTTTGAACCAACCGTAAAAGACGGACGTGTTTATGCTCGCGGTTCCAGCGATGACAAAGGGCAATCCTTTACTCACGTAAAAGCCATTGAGGCATACATGAAAACCGGAACTGATCTGCCGGTAAACGTGAAGTTTATTCTGGAAGGTGAAGAGGAGATTGGCTCGCCAAATCTGATTCCGTTCATCAAAGCGAATAAAGAGCTGCTGAAATGTGACATGGTATTAATTTCAGATACAGCCATGTTTGGTGAAGATCAACCATCCATCACCTACGGACTGCGCGGATTGGCTTACATGGAAGTTCATGTTACCGGACCAAACCGCGACCTTCACTCCGGGGTTTTCGGAGGAGCCGTGGAAAATCCCGCCAACGCTCTGGCTGAAATCATCGCTAAGCTGAAAGATGAAGATGGAGTTATTCAGATTCCCGGATTTTACGATGATGTGGAGCCGATGACAGCCGAGATGCGGGAAGCATACAAGCAGTTGCCGTTTGATGAGAAGGGTTATAAAAAGGATTTAAATCTAACGGCTCTTCATGGGGAGAAAGGTTACGGCACTTTAGAACGTGCATCAGCCCGCCCTTCACTGGACGTAAATGGTTTATGGAGTGGTTACCAGGGCGAAGGAGCTAAAACCGTTCTACCTGCTAAAGCGGGAGCAAAAATCAGTATGAGACTGGTGCCGGATCAGGAACCGCAAAAAATTGCCGAGCTCTTTTCAGATTACGTCAACTCCATCGCGCCCGATACCGTTACTGTAGAAGTTGAAGAGCATCATGGTGGATACCCTGTAGTTATTGATCTCGATTTCTATGGCTTGAAAGCAGCTGCCAAAGCTTTTGAAGAAGTCTATAACAAAGATGTTTTGTTTGCACGTGAAGGCGGTTCCATCCCTATTGTTGCGGATTTCAAAAAGGTACTGGGAGTAAACTCTATTCTGATGGGGTTCGGACTGACCAAAGATGCCCTGCATTCGCCAAATGAGAGTTTTTCTCTGAAGGATTTCCACAGAGGAATCCAAACTTCTGCAAAGTTCTTTGAACTGCTGCCGGAGTATTCAGAGTAA
- a CDS encoding GW dipeptide domain-containing protein, whose amino-acid sequence MKRLIVSTFLLLLTAHLLSPVANAQQAQFDRATEFLTEQNYREAISEYQTIVENGHQSGALWFNLGIAYSQLDSLGLAKYYFLKAAHYPETEREALAAVDFVNDRFSRRSAVLPPLPWDRFFNYLEHDVGIESLFVMGFIFLYIGILSQLIFWFYKKHQTYSYHFSISSLFMSLVLFATSYYVQYLDNRYDTGVMIDRESVVYQTPDSTSAAISTAFEGYTMRVDNSTSNNHQNWIYVRLENGMAGWVQDKSVKLL is encoded by the coding sequence TTGAAAAGATTAATCGTTTCAACATTTCTGCTCTTATTAACGGCTCACCTCCTTTCTCCGGTTGCAAATGCACAGCAAGCACAATTCGACCGTGCTACCGAATTCTTAACAGAGCAGAACTATCGTGAAGCCATTTCTGAATATCAAACTATTGTAGAAAATGGTCATCAATCCGGTGCTTTATGGTTTAACCTTGGCATTGCTTATTCACAGCTCGATTCCTTAGGCCTGGCAAAATATTATTTTCTAAAAGCTGCTCATTACCCTGAAACCGAAAGGGAAGCACTAGCAGCCGTTGATTTTGTAAACGATCGCTTCAGCAGAAGATCTGCCGTGTTACCACCTCTGCCATGGGACCGTTTTTTCAATTACCTTGAACATGACGTGGGTATAGAATCCCTATTTGTGATGGGTTTTATCTTCCTCTACATCGGGATTCTGAGCCAGTTGATTTTTTGGTTTTATAAAAAACATCAAACCTACTCTTACCATTTCAGCATTAGTTCTTTATTCATGTCGTTGGTGCTATTCGCCACATCATACTATGTTCAGTATCTTGATAACAGGTACGACACAGGAGTTATGATTGATAGAGAATCCGTTGTTTATCAAACTCCCGATTCAACCTCAGCTGCAATTAGCACTGCCTTCGAGGGATATACGATGAGAGTAGATAATAGCACCAGTAACAATCATCAAAATTGGATCTATGTCAGGCTGGAAAATGGAATGGCGGGATGGGTTCAGGATAAATCTGTTAAGCTATTATAG